A stretch of Pseudomonas sp. LRP2-20 DNA encodes these proteins:
- a CDS encoding ABC transporter substrate-binding protein — protein sequence MRAAALSLLFTSLLAAGAAQAAPLTVCSEASPEGFDVVQYNSLTTTNASADVLMNRLVEFDAAQGKVVPSLAQSWSVSADGLVYDFKLREGVKFHTTPYFKPTRELNADDVLFSFQRMLYPAHAWYKTAPGGYPHAQSLQLGSLIKAIEAPEPNTVRFTLSHADATFLATLSMGFASIYSAEYADKLLKEGSPEKLNSQPIGTGPFVFQRFQKDAVVRYRANPDYFAGKPAVDPLIFAITTDANVRLQKLKRNECQVALSPKPVDIAEAGKDGNLKVATTPAFMTAFVAINSEHPPLDKPEVRQAINLAFDKQAYLKAVFEDTATAANGPYPPNTWSYAKDLPGYPLDLPKAKALLAKAGLADGFSTTIWTRPSGSLLNPNPSLGAQMLQADLAKIGIKAEIRVIEWGELIRRAKAGEHDLLFMGWAGDNGDPDNFLSPQFSCPAVQSGTNFARFCDSRLDQLISAGRTTNDQSVRSRLYQQAQTLIQQQALWVPLAHPTAATLLRQGVEGYQVSPFGRLDFSKVSVTR from the coding sequence ATGCGTGCTGCCGCCCTTTCCTTATTGTTTACTTCCCTGCTTGCCGCAGGCGCTGCCCAGGCCGCACCGCTGACCGTGTGCAGCGAGGCCAGCCCCGAAGGCTTCGATGTGGTCCAGTACAACTCGCTGACCACCACCAACGCCTCGGCCGACGTGCTGATGAACCGCCTGGTGGAGTTCGATGCAGCCCAGGGCAAGGTCGTGCCCAGCCTGGCACAGAGCTGGAGCGTTTCGGCCGACGGCCTGGTCTATGACTTCAAGCTGCGCGAGGGTGTCAAGTTCCACACCACGCCCTACTTCAAGCCGACGCGAGAGCTGAATGCCGACGACGTGCTGTTCAGTTTCCAGCGCATGCTCTACCCCGCCCACGCCTGGTACAAGACCGCCCCGGGCGGTTATCCGCACGCCCAATCGCTGCAACTGGGTAGCCTGATCAAGGCAATCGAGGCCCCGGAACCCAACACCGTGCGCTTCACCCTGAGCCACGCCGACGCCACCTTCCTGGCCACCCTGAGCATGGGCTTCGCGTCGATCTACTCGGCCGAGTACGCCGACAAGCTGCTCAAGGAAGGCAGCCCGGAAAAACTCAACAGCCAGCCAATCGGCACCGGCCCGTTCGTGTTCCAGCGCTTCCAGAAGGACGCCGTGGTGCGCTATCGCGCCAACCCGGACTACTTCGCCGGCAAGCCGGCGGTCGACCCGCTGATCTTCGCCATCACCACCGACGCCAACGTGCGCCTGCAGAAGCTCAAGCGCAACGAATGCCAGGTGGCCCTGTCGCCCAAGCCGGTGGACATCGCCGAAGCCGGCAAAGACGGCAACCTCAAGGTCGCCACCACCCCGGCGTTCATGACCGCCTTCGTCGCCATCAACAGCGAACACCCGCCACTGGACAAGCCTGAGGTGCGCCAGGCAATCAACCTGGCCTTCGACAAGCAGGCCTACCTCAAGGCCGTGTTCGAAGACACCGCCACCGCCGCCAATGGCCCCTACCCGCCCAACACCTGGAGCTATGCCAAGGACCTGCCCGGCTACCCGCTGGACCTGCCCAAGGCCAAGGCGCTGCTGGCCAAGGCCGGCCTGGCTGACGGTTTCAGTACCACCATCTGGACCCGCCCGTCGGGCAGCCTGCTCAACCCCAATCCGAGCCTGGGGGCACAGATGCTCCAGGCCGACCTGGCGAAGATCGGCATCAAGGCCGAGATCCGCGTGATCGAGTGGGGCGAGCTGATCCGCCGCGCCAAGGCGGGCGAACATGACCTGCTGTTCATGGGCTGGGCCGGCGACAACGGCGACCCGGACAACTTCCTCAGCCCGCAATTTTCCTGCCCTGCAGTGCAATCGGGGACCAACTTCGCGCGCTTTTGCGACAGCCGCCTGGACCAGCTGATCAGTGCCGGACGCACTACCAATGACCAGAGCGTGCGCAGCCGGCTGTACCAGCAGGCGCAGACACTGATCCAGCAGCAGGCGCTGTGGGTGCCGCTGGCGCATCCGACGGCAGCGACGCTGTTACGTCAGGGAGTCGAGGGTTATCAGGTAAGCCCGTTCGGACGACTGGATTTCAGCAAGGTGTCGGTGACCCGGTGA
- the radC gene encoding RadC family protein, with amino-acid sequence MNIREWPAEERPREKLLQRGAASLTDAELLAVFLGSGVRGRNVVELARGLLVRFGSLRQLLEADREAFVGELGLGPVRYSQLQALLEIGRRHLATAIERESVMDSPMAVRRYLKSMLRHEVSEVFGCLFLDTKHRPLAFEILFRGTIDRASVYPREVVRRALQHNAAALILCHNHPSGNSEPSQDDVHLTLSLKRGLGLIDVRVLDHIIIGDGEPLSMVEQGWIVA; translated from the coding sequence ATGAATATCAGGGAGTGGCCGGCTGAAGAGCGGCCTAGGGAGAAGTTGTTGCAGCGCGGGGCTGCAAGCCTGACCGACGCGGAATTGCTGGCCGTGTTTCTCGGCTCTGGTGTGCGTGGGCGCAATGTCGTGGAGCTGGCCCGAGGCCTGCTGGTGAGGTTCGGCAGCTTGCGCCAGTTGCTTGAGGCCGACCGTGAAGCCTTCGTCGGAGAGCTGGGACTGGGCCCGGTAAGGTACAGCCAGCTGCAGGCATTGCTGGAGATCGGGCGCAGGCACCTGGCGACCGCTATCGAGCGCGAGTCGGTCATGGATAGCCCGATGGCAGTGCGACGCTATCTGAAATCCATGCTGCGCCATGAAGTGAGCGAGGTGTTCGGCTGCCTGTTTCTGGATACCAAGCACCGGCCGCTGGCCTTCGAGATCCTGTTCAGGGGCACGATAGACCGGGCGAGCGTCTACCCGCGCGAAGTGGTGCGCCGGGCGCTGCAGCACAATGCGGCGGCGCTGATCCTGTGCCACAACCACCCTTCGGGTAACAGCGAGCCGAGCCAGGATGATGTGCACCTGACGCTGTCGCTGAAGCGGGGGTTGGGGTTGATCGATGTGCGGGTGCTTGACCACATCATCATTGGCGACGGGGAGCCGCTGTCGATGGTCGAGCAAGGCTGGATCGTGGCCTAA
- the coaBC gene encoding bifunctional phosphopantothenoylcysteine decarboxylase/phosphopantothenate--cysteine ligase CoaBC: MQRLYRKRIVLGVGGGIAAYKSAELIRRLLEHGAQVRVVMTRGGAEFITPLTLQALSGHPVHMDLLDPAAEAAMGHIELAKWADLVLIAPATADLMARLAQGMADDLLTTLVLATDATVAVAPAMNQAMWRDPATQANLELLKSRGIQVFGPASGSQACGDVGLGRMLEATDLAWCAAESFKRQALTGKHVLITAGPTQENIDPVRYITNHSSGKMGFALAEAAAEAGARVTLVTGPVHLPTPDRVQRIDVVSARDMLAACEAAMPCDLFIASAAVADYRPEVVAPQKLKKDPTTGDGMLLQMVRNPDILATLAGRADRPFSVGFAAETEHLLDYATRKLKDKNLDLIVANDVANPSIGFNSEENALTVIDRQQHQTLFAQTSKGKIARQLVAFIAERLNQVQ, from the coding sequence ATGCAGCGGCTGTATCGCAAGCGCATCGTTCTCGGCGTCGGAGGTGGCATTGCCGCCTACAAAAGTGCCGAGCTGATTCGCCGACTCCTGGAGCACGGCGCGCAGGTGCGCGTCGTCATGACCCGTGGTGGTGCCGAATTCATCACCCCGCTGACCCTGCAGGCGCTGTCCGGCCACCCGGTGCACATGGATCTGCTCGACCCGGCCGCCGAAGCGGCCATGGGCCACATCGAACTGGCCAAATGGGCCGACCTGGTGTTGATCGCCCCTGCCACCGCCGACCTCATGGCGCGCCTTGCCCAAGGCATGGCCGACGACCTGCTGACCACCCTGGTGCTGGCCACCGACGCCACCGTGGCCGTGGCCCCGGCGATGAACCAGGCAATGTGGCGCGACCCGGCCACCCAGGCCAACCTCGAACTGCTCAAGAGCCGTGGTATCCAGGTGTTCGGCCCGGCCTCCGGCAGCCAGGCCTGTGGCGACGTGGGCCTCGGGCGCATGCTCGAAGCCACCGACCTGGCCTGGTGCGCGGCGGAAAGCTTCAAGCGCCAGGCGCTGACCGGCAAGCACGTGCTGATCACCGCCGGCCCGACCCAGGAAAACATCGACCCGGTGCGCTACATCACCAATCATAGCTCCGGGAAGATGGGCTTCGCCCTGGCCGAAGCGGCCGCCGAAGCCGGTGCTCGGGTGACCCTGGTGACTGGACCTGTGCATCTGCCGACCCCCGATCGCGTACAGCGGATCGACGTGGTCAGCGCACGGGACATGCTCGCGGCCTGTGAAGCCGCCATGCCGTGCGACCTGTTCATCGCTTCCGCAGCGGTTGCGGACTACCGCCCAGAGGTAGTCGCCCCGCAAAAGCTCAAGAAGGATCCTACGACCGGCGACGGCATGCTGCTGCAGATGGTGCGCAATCCCGATATCCTTGCCACCCTCGCTGGCCGCGCCGACCGCCCGTTCAGTGTCGGCTTCGCCGCCGAGACCGAACACTTGCTCGATTACGCCACGCGCAAGCTCAAGGACAAGAACCTCGACCTGATCGTCGCCAATGATGTGGCCAACCCCAGCATCGGCTTCAACAGCGAGGAAAACGCCTTGACCGTGATCGACCGCCAGCAGCACCAGACCCTCTTCGCGCAGACCAGCAAGGGCAAGATCGCCCGGCAACTGGTCGCCTTCATCGCCGAACGGCTCAATCAGGTTCAATAA
- the dut gene encoding dUTP diphosphatase produces the protein MHALQAKILDPRLGSEFPLPQYATPGSAGLDLRALLKEDTVLEPGQTLLIPTGLSIYIGDPGLAAMILPRSGLGHKHGIVLGNLVGLIDSDYQGELMVSCWNRGNTPFTIAVGERIAQLVLVPVVQAHFDIVDSFDESQRGTGGFGHSGSH, from the coding sequence ATGCACGCTCTTCAAGCCAAGATCCTCGACCCACGCCTGGGCAGCGAATTCCCGCTGCCGCAATACGCCACGCCGGGCTCCGCCGGCCTCGACCTGCGCGCCCTGCTGAAAGAGGACACCGTCCTCGAGCCGGGCCAGACCCTGCTGATCCCTACCGGCCTGTCGATCTACATCGGCGACCCGGGCCTGGCGGCCATGATCCTGCCGCGCTCGGGCCTGGGCCACAAACACGGCATCGTGCTCGGCAACCTGGTCGGCCTGATCGACTCGGATTACCAGGGCGAGCTGATGGTGTCGTGCTGGAACCGTGGCAACACGCCGTTCACCATCGCTGTCGGCGAGCGCATTGCACAACTTGTCCTGGTGCCTGTGGTACAAGCGCATTTCGACATCGTCGATAGTTTCGACGAAAGCCAGCGTGGCACGGGTGGTTTCGGCCATTCCGGTAGTCACTGA
- the argB gene encoding acetylglutamate kinase yields the protein MTLDRDAASHVAEVLSEALPYIRRFVGKTLVIKYGGNAMESEELKTGFARDIVLMKAVGINPVVVHGGGPQIGDLLKRLSIESHFIDGMRVTDAATMDVVEMVLGGQVNKDIVNLINRHGGSAIGLTGKDAELIRAKKLTVTRQTPEMTQPEIIDIGHVGEVVSVNTDLLNMLVKGDFIPVIAPIGVGANGESYNINADLVAGKVAEALKAEKLMLLTNIAGLMDKQGQVLTGLTTEQVNELIADGTIYGGMLPKIKCALEAVQGGVNSSHIVDGRVPNAVLLEIFTDSGVGTLITNRKRHG from the coding sequence ATGACCCTCGATCGCGATGCCGCTTCCCATGTAGCCGAGGTTTTGTCCGAAGCACTGCCTTACATCCGCCGCTTTGTCGGCAAGACCCTGGTGATCAAGTACGGCGGCAACGCGATGGAGAGCGAAGAGCTCAAGACCGGCTTTGCCCGTGACATCGTGCTGATGAAGGCCGTGGGCATCAACCCGGTGGTCGTGCACGGTGGCGGCCCGCAGATCGGCGACCTGCTCAAGCGCCTGTCGATCGAGAGCCACTTCATCGATGGCATGCGCGTCACCGACGCCGCGACCATGGACGTGGTGGAAATGGTGCTCGGCGGCCAGGTCAACAAGGACATCGTCAACCTGATCAACCGCCATGGCGGCAGCGCCATTGGCCTGACCGGCAAGGACGCCGAGCTGATTCGTGCGAAGAAGCTCACCGTCACCCGCCAGACCCCGGAGATGACCCAGCCGGAAATCATCGACATCGGTCACGTCGGCGAAGTGGTCAGCGTCAACACCGACCTGCTGAACATGCTGGTGAAAGGCGACTTCATCCCGGTAATCGCGCCGATCGGCGTGGGTGCCAACGGTGAGTCGTACAACATCAACGCCGACCTGGTGGCGGGCAAGGTGGCCGAAGCGCTGAAGGCTGAAAAGCTGATGCTGCTGACCAACATCGCCGGCCTGATGGACAAACAGGGCCAGGTCCTGACCGGCCTGACCACTGAGCAGGTCAACGAGCTGATCGCCGACGGCACCATCTACGGCGGCATGCTGCCGAAGATCAAGTGCGCGCTGGAAGCGGTCCAGGGCGGCGTCAACAGCTCGCACATCGTCGACGGCCGCGTGCCGAATGCGGTGCTGCTGGAGATCTTCACCGACAGCGGCGTCGGCACCCTGATCACCAACCGCAAGCGTCACGGTTAA
- the pyrE gene encoding orotate phosphoribosyltransferase, translating to MQPYQRDFIRFAIDRGVLRFGEFTLKSGRTSPYFFNAGLFNTGSALAQLGRCYAAAIVDSKIPFDVLFGPAYKGIPLAAATAVALADQHQLDVPWCFNRKEAKDHGEGGSLVGAPLAGDVLIIDDVITAGTAIREVMQIINAQQAKAAGVLIALNREERGNGELSAIQEVERDFGIPVVSIVSLTQVLEFLADDPQLKQHLPAVEAYRAQYGI from the coding sequence ATGCAGCCGTATCAGCGCGACTTCATCCGTTTTGCCATCGATCGCGGCGTGCTGCGCTTCGGTGAATTCACCCTGAAATCGGGCCGTACCAGCCCGTATTTCTTCAATGCCGGCCTGTTCAACACCGGTTCCGCCCTTGCGCAACTGGGCCGTTGCTACGCGGCAGCCATCGTCGACAGCAAGATCCCGTTCGACGTGCTGTTCGGCCCAGCCTACAAGGGTATCCCCCTGGCGGCGGCGACTGCCGTGGCCCTGGCTGACCAGCATCAGCTCGATGTGCCGTGGTGCTTCAACCGCAAGGAAGCCAAGGATCACGGCGAAGGCGGCAGCCTGGTTGGCGCACCGCTGGCCGGTGATGTGCTGATCATCGACGACGTGATCACCGCCGGTACCGCCATCCGTGAGGTGATGCAGATCATCAACGCCCAGCAGGCCAAGGCCGCTGGCGTACTGATCGCGCTGAACCGCGAAGAGCGCGGCAATGGCGAGCTGTCGGCGATCCAGGAAGTGGAGCGTGATTTCGGGATTCCGGTGGTCAGCATCGTTTCGCTGACCCAGGTACTGGAGTTCCTGGCTGACGATCCGCAGCTCAAGCAGCATCTGCCGGCAGTGGAAGCCTACCGGGCGCAGTACGGGATCTGA
- a CDS encoding exodeoxyribonuclease III, giving the protein MRIISVNVNGIQAAAERGLLSWLQAQNADVICLQDTRASAFELDDPAFQLDGYFLYACDAEVPAQGGVALYSRMQPKAVITGLGFETADRYGRYLQADFDKVSIASLLLPSGMNGDEDLNQKFKLMDDFAKYLDKQRRKRREYIYCGSFYVAQQKLDIKNWRDSQQSPGFLPPERAWMDAITGDMGYVDALREVSREGDQYSWWPDNEQAEMLNLGYRFDYQILTPGLRRFVRNARLPRQPRFSQHAPLIVDYDWTLTI; this is encoded by the coding sequence ATGCGGATCATCAGTGTGAACGTGAATGGCATTCAGGCTGCGGCCGAGCGTGGATTGCTCAGCTGGCTGCAAGCCCAGAATGCCGACGTCATCTGCCTTCAGGATACCCGCGCCTCGGCCTTTGAACTCGACGACCCAGCTTTCCAGCTCGATGGCTATTTCCTTTATGCCTGCGACGCGGAGGTACCCGCCCAAGGTGGCGTGGCACTGTACTCGCGCATGCAGCCCAAGGCAGTCATCACCGGCCTGGGTTTCGAGACAGCCGACCGCTACGGGCGTTATCTGCAAGCAGATTTCGACAAAGTCAGTATTGCCAGCCTGCTGCTGCCTTCGGGCATGAACGGCGACGAAGACTTGAACCAGAAGTTCAAGTTGATGGACGACTTCGCCAAGTACCTGGACAAACAGCGTCGCAAGCGTCGTGAATACATCTATTGCGGCTCGTTTTACGTGGCGCAGCAGAAGCTCGACATCAAGAACTGGCGTGACAGCCAGCAGTCGCCAGGCTTCCTGCCGCCAGAGCGGGCGTGGATGGATGCGATCACCGGCGACATGGGCTACGTCGATGCCCTGCGCGAAGTCAGCCGTGAAGGCGACCAGTACAGCTGGTGGCCGGACAACGAACAGGCCGAGATGCTCAACCTGGGCTACCGGTTCGACTACCAGATCCTCACCCCTGGCCTGCGCCGCTTCGTGCGCAATGCCCGGTTGCCGCGTCAGCCGCGCTTCTCCCAGCATGCGCCGCTGATCGTCGACTATGACTGGACGTTGACCATCTGA
- a CDS encoding DUF4870 domain-containing protein: protein MSDSELSVTPPNAEVRQWAMFCHLCALLGLVVPLGHLLGPLVLWHLKREQHPFIDAQGKEALNFQISVTIAGFVCTALMFVAIGIVLFPILMLAVLILIILAAVRANEGKAYRYPFIWRPIK, encoded by the coding sequence ATGAGCGATTCTGAACTGTCGGTCACCCCGCCCAATGCCGAGGTCCGGCAGTGGGCGATGTTCTGTCACCTTTGCGCGCTGCTTGGTCTGGTGGTGCCCCTCGGGCACCTGCTGGGTCCGCTGGTGCTGTGGCACCTCAAGCGCGAGCAGCACCCCTTCATCGATGCCCAGGGCAAAGAAGCGCTGAACTTCCAGATCAGCGTGACCATTGCCGGGTTCGTCTGCACCGCCCTGATGTTCGTGGCCATCGGTATCGTGCTGTTCCCGATCCTGATGCTGGCGGTGCTGATCCTGATCATCCTCGCGGCCGTCAGGGCCAATGAAGGCAAGGCATACCGCTATCCCTTCATCTGGCGACCGATCAAATAA
- the rph gene encoding ribonuclease PH yields the protein MKRPSGRAADQLRSIRITRNYTKHAEGSVLVEFGDTKVICTVSVENGVPRFLKGQGQGWLTAEYGMLPRSTGERNQREASRGKQGGRTLEIQRLIGRSLRAALDMSKLGDITLYIDCDVIQADGGTRTASITGAMVALCDALAVIKKRGGLKAGNPLKHMIAAVSVGMYQGEAVLDLDYLEDSAAETDLNVVMTSAGGFIEVQGTAEGAPFQPEDFNAMLALAQKGMNEIFELQQAALAD from the coding sequence ATGAAACGTCCAAGTGGTCGCGCCGCCGATCAGCTCCGCTCGATCCGCATCACCCGCAACTACACCAAGCACGCCGAAGGGTCGGTACTGGTCGAGTTCGGTGACACCAAGGTCATCTGCACGGTCAGCGTCGAGAACGGCGTGCCGCGCTTCCTCAAAGGCCAGGGCCAAGGCTGGCTGACCGCCGAGTACGGCATGCTGCCGCGCTCCACCGGTGAGCGTAACCAGCGCGAAGCCAGCCGTGGCAAGCAGGGTGGCCGCACCCTGGAAATCCAGCGCCTGATCGGCCGGTCGCTGCGCGCCGCACTGGACATGAGCAAGCTCGGTGACATCACCCTGTACATCGACTGCGACGTGATCCAGGCCGATGGCGGTACCCGTACCGCTTCGATCACCGGCGCCATGGTCGCCCTGTGCGACGCCCTGGCCGTGATCAAGAAGCGCGGTGGCCTGAAGGCCGGCAACCCGCTCAAGCACATGATCGCTGCCGTATCGGTGGGCATGTACCAGGGCGAAGCGGTACTCGACCTGGACTACCTGGAAGACTCGGCGGCGGAAACCGACCTGAACGTGGTCATGACCAGCGCCGGTGGTTTCATCGAAGTACAGGGCACCGCCGAAGGCGCGCCTTTCCAGCCTGAAGACTTCAACGCCATGCTGGCGCTGGCGCAAAAGGGCATGAACGAAATCTTCGAACTGCAGCAGGCCGCGCTGGCCGACTGA
- a CDS encoding YicC/YloC family endoribonuclease, protein MVHSMTAFARVERAGSQGTLVWELRSVNHRYLEPHLRLPDALRDLEGAVREGLRQGLSRGKVECTLRLHEDSNGKPLKVDRERAAQLVAAAEEVAGLIKQPAALNPLEVLSWPGVLVADATDPQALNAEAVALFDEALAELKAGRLREGQELARLINERLDNMTTEVTTLRALVPQMLAAQRQKIIDRFGDLKAELDPQRLEQEMVLLAQKSDVAEELDRLSTHVNEVRRVLKSGGAAGRRLDFLMQELNREANTLGSKAFDPRSTQAAVNLKVLIEQMREQVQNIE, encoded by the coding sequence ATGGTGCACAGCATGACCGCTTTTGCTCGTGTCGAGCGCGCAGGCAGCCAAGGCACCCTGGTCTGGGAATTGCGCTCGGTCAACCACCGTTACCTTGAACCTCACCTGCGCCTGCCGGACGCCCTGCGCGACCTCGAAGGCGCGGTGCGTGAAGGCCTGCGCCAGGGCCTGTCGCGGGGCAAGGTCGAATGCACCCTGCGCCTGCACGAAGACAGCAACGGCAAGCCGCTCAAGGTCGACCGCGAGCGCGCCGCGCAGCTGGTCGCCGCCGCCGAAGAGGTGGCCGGCCTGATCAAGCAGCCGGCTGCGCTCAACCCGCTGGAAGTGCTGTCCTGGCCCGGCGTGCTGGTGGCCGACGCCACTGATCCTCAGGCCTTGAACGCCGAAGCCGTGGCGCTGTTCGACGAGGCCCTGGCCGAGCTCAAGGCCGGGCGCCTGCGCGAAGGCCAGGAACTGGCCCGGCTGATCAACGAACGCCTGGACAACATGACCACCGAGGTCACCACCCTACGCGCCCTGGTGCCGCAGATGCTCGCCGCCCAGCGGCAGAAGATCATCGACCGCTTCGGCGACCTCAAGGCCGAGCTCGACCCACAGCGCCTGGAGCAGGAGATGGTACTGCTGGCACAGAAGAGCGACGTTGCCGAAGAGCTCGACCGCCTCAGCACCCACGTCAACGAAGTGCGCCGGGTGCTCAAGTCCGGGGGGGCCGCCGGGCGGCGCCTGGACTTCCTGATGCAGGAGCTCAACCGCGAAGCCAACACCCTGGGCTCCAAGGCCTTCGACCCACGCAGCACGCAAGCGGCGGTCAACCTGAAGGTGTTGATCGAACAGATGCGTGAACAAGTACAGAACATCGAGTAA
- the gmk gene encoding guanylate kinase produces MNQSSGTLYIVSAPSGAGKTSLVTALIKADPRVSVSVSHTTRAMRPGEQHGVNYHFVSHDDFKGLIAKGDFLEHAEVFGNFYGTSRSALQEVLDQGNDLILEIDWQGAQQVRKLMPEARSVFILPPSQQALRERLDGRGQDSEEIIAGRMKEAVSEMVHYDEYEYVIINDDFDVALDDLKAVFLANREGGSAVVARAEELKLEKQQQRHAALLKQLIG; encoded by the coding sequence ATGAACCAAAGCAGCGGCACCCTCTACATCGTTTCGGCACCGTCCGGCGCCGGCAAGACCAGCCTGGTCACCGCCCTGATCAAGGCCGACCCACGCGTCAGCGTCTCGGTCTCGCATACCACCCGCGCCATGCGCCCGGGCGAGCAGCACGGCGTGAACTACCACTTCGTCAGCCATGACGATTTCAAGGGGCTGATCGCCAAGGGTGACTTCCTCGAGCACGCCGAAGTGTTCGGCAATTTCTACGGGACGTCGCGCAGCGCACTGCAAGAGGTGCTGGACCAGGGCAATGACCTGATCCTGGAAATCGACTGGCAAGGCGCCCAGCAGGTGCGCAAGCTGATGCCCGAGGCGCGTTCGGTGTTCATCCTGCCGCCAAGCCAGCAGGCCCTGCGCGAGCGTCTGGACGGCCGTGGCCAGGACAGCGAGGAGATCATCGCCGGGCGCATGAAGGAAGCGGTCAGCGAGATGGTGCACTACGACGAGTATGAGTACGTCATCATCAATGACGACTTCGACGTGGCGCTGGATGACCTGAAGGCGGTGTTCCTGGCTAACCGTGAAGGTGGTTCTGCCGTCGTTGCACGAGCCGAAGAACTTAAGCTGGAGAAACAGCAGCAGCGCCACGCCGCACTGCTGAAGCAATTGATCGGCTGA